Proteins encoded together in one Pseudomonas sp. TCU-HL1 window:
- a CDS encoding TusE/DsrC/DsvC family sulfur relay protein, which yields MSELLIEGRRIALDKDGYLQELTDWSPAVAHALAEREELELQPEHWEVLELLRGFYAEFQLSPANRPLVKYVAQKLGPDKGNSLHLNRLFKGAPAKLAAKLAGLPKPTNCL from the coding sequence ATGAGCGAATTGCTGATCGAAGGCCGCCGCATTGCGCTGGATAAGGACGGCTACCTGCAGGAATTGACCGACTGGAGCCCGGCGGTTGCCCATGCCCTGGCGGAGCGGGAGGAGCTTGAACTGCAGCCCGAGCACTGGGAAGTCCTTGAGCTGCTGCGCGGCTTTTACGCGGAGTTCCAGCTGTCGCCGGCTAACCGCCCCCTGGTCAAGTACGTGGCGCAGAAGCTCGGCCCGGACAAGGGCAACAGCCTGCACCTCAATCGCCTGTTCAAAGGTGCCCCCGCCAAGCTTGCCGCCAAGCTCGCCGGCCTGCCCAAACCGACCAATTGCCTATGA
- the pgsA gene encoding CDP-diacylglycerol--glycerol-3-phosphate 3-phosphatidyltransferase has protein sequence MNIPNLLTVLRVLLIPVFILLFYLPFSWSYLAASAVFAIAAVTDWFDGYLARRWQQSTPFGAFLDPVADKLMVAVALVLLVEEHHNLWLTLPAATIIGREIVVSALREWMAELGARAHVAVSNLGKWKTAAQMVALVILLANPPLFTFWVAVGYFLLILAAALTLWSMLHYLLAALPHLSTDPKEK, from the coding sequence ATGAATATTCCTAACCTGCTCACCGTTCTGCGCGTACTGCTTATCCCTGTCTTCATCCTGCTGTTCTATCTGCCGTTCTCCTGGAGCTACCTGGCAGCCAGTGCGGTTTTCGCCATTGCAGCGGTTACCGACTGGTTCGATGGCTACCTGGCCCGGCGCTGGCAGCAGAGCACGCCCTTCGGCGCTTTCCTCGATCCAGTCGCGGACAAGCTGATGGTGGCGGTAGCGCTGGTGTTGCTGGTTGAAGAGCATCACAACCTCTGGCTGACGCTGCCGGCGGCGACCATCATCGGTCGTGAAATCGTGGTATCGGCTCTGCGTGAGTGGATGGCGGAGCTCGGCGCGCGAGCCCATGTTGCCGTATCCAACCTAGGCAAGTGGAAGACCGCAGCGCAGATGGTGGCGCTGGTCATCCTTCTGGCCAACCCTCCGCTGTTCACGTTCTGGGTCGCCGTTGGCTATTTCCTGCTGATCCTTGCAGCTGCCCTGACGCTCTGGTCGATGCTGCACTACCTGCTGGCAGCCCTGCCGCACCTCAGCACTGACCCGAAGGAAAAATAA
- a CDS encoding multicopper oxidase family protein, which produces MAAPLLITGTKARAEIAPPVFPPSPPTVPWAHELPKQVNPAGTVSSLSPAPTEVANVAAGEAGRNPHQRWAQFAPGALLYEISAMERNDWVYSPSYPPQRIWGYQANSNPDRTMPSATFFARYGRPLICRIHNKLPQNHVGFGTPEISTHLHNLHCGSESDGFPGDYYSPNKHGPCLSANGRFKDHLYSNVKAGFEARQDLAGDPTEALGTLFYHDHTLDFTAPNLYLGLAGFYYMFDELDSGNEADPNPNALRLPSHPYDYPLNFNDRRFDASGKLFYDQVHPEGVLGDKVAVNGRIEPVLRVAARKYRFRLLNTGPSRFYNLALVSATNLKQKFTYISNDGNLLPAPLLNQTNVTLGVAERADIVVDFSKYVIGTQLYLVNRMRQVETRLPKDIKDPGDRVLKIIVDRYPPAQDLSRVPATLRPLPIVTQAEIDSAPVRRWIFERDKGMWAINAKFVDVNSPRAQIPKGSYEIWELSNVNDGWSHPIHIHFEEGRILQKLVKGVSVPIPAHEQGRKDVYVVEPFTTLRVFLRFRDYKGKYPMHCHNLIHEDHAMMLRWDIV; this is translated from the coding sequence ATGGCGGCACCGCTGCTGATCACGGGTACGAAAGCCCGGGCAGAAATCGCGCCACCCGTATTCCCGCCGAGCCCGCCCACTGTGCCGTGGGCCCACGAGTTGCCCAAGCAAGTGAATCCTGCGGGGACGGTATCGTCGCTGAGTCCGGCGCCGACTGAAGTCGCCAACGTTGCAGCGGGCGAGGCGGGGCGTAATCCCCACCAGCGCTGGGCGCAGTTTGCGCCGGGTGCGTTGCTCTACGAGATCAGCGCGATGGAGCGAAACGACTGGGTCTACAGCCCGTCCTATCCGCCGCAGCGAATCTGGGGCTATCAGGCCAACAGCAACCCGGATCGGACCATGCCCAGTGCGACCTTCTTCGCGCGCTATGGACGACCTCTGATCTGTCGCATCCACAACAAACTGCCACAGAACCACGTGGGCTTCGGTACGCCGGAGATTTCCACTCACCTGCACAATCTGCATTGCGGGTCGGAAAGCGACGGCTTCCCGGGCGACTACTACAGCCCCAACAAACACGGCCCGTGCCTGTCGGCCAACGGTCGATTCAAGGACCACCTCTACTCGAACGTGAAGGCCGGATTCGAGGCGCGCCAGGACCTGGCCGGTGATCCCACAGAAGCACTGGGCACGCTCTTCTATCACGACCACACGCTGGACTTCACCGCGCCCAACCTGTACCTCGGCCTGGCGGGGTTCTACTACATGTTTGATGAACTGGATTCGGGCAACGAGGCCGATCCGAACCCCAACGCGCTGCGCCTGCCGAGCCACCCCTACGACTACCCGCTGAACTTCAACGACCGGCGCTTCGATGCCAGTGGCAAGTTGTTCTACGACCAGGTGCATCCGGAGGGCGTGCTGGGTGACAAAGTCGCGGTGAACGGCCGCATCGAACCCGTGCTGCGGGTTGCGGCGCGCAAGTATCGATTTCGTCTGTTGAATACCGGACCGAGCCGCTTCTACAACCTCGCCCTGGTGTCCGCGACGAACCTGAAGCAGAAATTCACCTACATCTCCAACGACGGCAACCTGTTGCCGGCGCCGTTGCTCAACCAGACCAATGTAACCCTCGGCGTGGCCGAGCGCGCCGACATCGTGGTCGACTTTTCCAAGTACGTGATCGGTACCCAGTTGTACCTGGTCAATCGCATGCGTCAGGTGGAAACCCGTCTGCCGAAGGACATCAAGGACCCCGGCGACCGGGTGTTGAAGATCATCGTCGACCGCTACCCGCCAGCCCAGGACCTGAGCCGTGTGCCAGCCACCTTGCGGCCGCTCCCCATTGTCACTCAGGCGGAGATCGACTCGGCACCGGTTCGCCGCTGGATTTTCGAGCGGGACAAAGGCATGTGGGCAATCAATGCCAAGTTCGTGGATGTGAACAGCCCAAGGGCGCAGATACCCAAGGGCAGCTACGAAATCTGGGAGCTCTCCAATGTCAACGACGGTTGGAGCCATCCGATTCATATCCACTTCGAGGAGGGTCGAATCCTCCAGAAGCTCGTCAAGGGCGTCAGCGTGCCTATCCCGGCACATGAGCAAGGGCGCAAGGATGTCTATGTGGTGGAGCCATTCACCACCTTGCGAGTGTTCCTGCGCTTCCGCGACTACAAGGGTAAGTACCCCATGCACTGCCACAACCTGATCCACGAGGACCACGCCATGATGCTGCGTTGGGACATCGTCTGA
- a CDS encoding SCO family protein, translating to MNTRRKMLAGLGGAALLAGWAASRTGGELVVVNPEPAPGAVPFPNVTLYTHEGRKVRFYDDLIRGKVVTFNMMYTQCTGKCPTMTANLRQLQQLLGDRVGRSVFMHSITLQPLLDTPEVLKAYVEQYHIGQGWQFLTGDPEDIEAVRFSLGFYDIDPEVDRNLTSHTGLVRMGNDHYQRWTMAPALTGSQHILSTLNHVDREWGVAS from the coding sequence ATGAATACGCGAAGAAAGATGTTGGCCGGACTCGGTGGTGCTGCCTTGCTGGCTGGCTGGGCGGCCTCCCGGACGGGGGGCGAGTTGGTTGTGGTGAATCCCGAGCCGGCTCCGGGAGCCGTCCCGTTTCCCAATGTCACGCTCTATACCCACGAGGGGCGAAAGGTGAGGTTCTATGACGACCTCATCCGCGGCAAGGTCGTGACCTTCAACATGATGTACACCCAGTGCACGGGCAAGTGCCCGACCATGACGGCCAACCTGCGCCAGCTCCAGCAGTTGCTGGGCGACAGGGTCGGTCGGAGTGTGTTCATGCACTCCATCACTCTGCAGCCGCTTCTGGATACCCCGGAGGTGCTCAAGGCGTATGTCGAGCAGTACCATATCGGCCAGGGCTGGCAGTTCCTGACCGGGGATCCGGAGGATATAGAAGCGGTTCGCTTCAGCCTGGGGTTCTATGACATCGATCCTGAAGTCGACCGCAACCTGACCAGCCACACCGGTCTTGTGCGCATGGGCAACGACCACTATCAGCGTTGGACCATGGCGCCGGCATTGACGGGGTCGCAGCACATTCTCTCCACCCTGAACCACGTTGACCGCGAATGGGGCGTGGCGTCCTGA
- a CDS encoding Bax inhibitor-1/YccA family protein: MNEQNYALNPAQAEQLEVSRVLRNTYGLLALTLAFSGLVAYAAQQMRVPYPSIFVVLIGFYGLFFLTVKLRDSAWGLVSTFALTGFMGYTLGPILNRYLGMPNGGEVVSSAFAMTALVFFGLSAYVLTTRKDMSFLGGFITAGFFVLIGAMLASFFFDISGLQLAISAGFVVFSSVCILYQTSAIIHGGERNYIMATISLYVSIYNLFISLLQLVGVFSSDD, translated from the coding sequence ATGAACGAACAGAACTACGCCCTCAACCCTGCGCAAGCGGAGCAGCTGGAAGTCAGCCGCGTCCTGCGCAACACCTACGGCCTGCTGGCCCTGACCCTCGCCTTCAGCGGCCTGGTTGCCTACGCCGCCCAACAGATGCGCGTGCCCTATCCCAGCATTTTCGTGGTGCTGATCGGTTTCTACGGCTTGTTCTTCCTCACCGTGAAGCTGCGTGACTCCGCCTGGGGCCTGGTATCCACCTTTGCACTGACCGGCTTCATGGGTTACACCCTGGGCCCGATCCTCAACAGATACCTCGGCATGCCCAACGGCGGCGAGGTGGTGAGCTCGGCGTTCGCCATGACCGCCCTGGTGTTCTTCGGCCTGTCGGCTTATGTGCTGACCACCCGCAAGGACATGAGCTTCCTCGGCGGTTTCATCACCGCGGGCTTCTTCGTCCTGATCGGCGCCATGCTCGCCAGCTTCTTCTTCGACATTAGCGGCCTGCAACTGGCGATCAGTGCGGGCTTCGTAGTGTTCTCTTCGGTCTGCATCCTTTATCAGACCAGCGCCATCATCCATGGCGGCGAGCGCAACTACATCATGGCCACCATCAGCCTGTACGTATCCATCTACAACCTGTTCATCAGCCTGCTGCAACTGGTTGGCGTATTCAGCAGCGACGATTGA
- the tusB gene encoding sulfurtransferase complex subunit TusB — MATLHILSHSPFADSRLGSCLRLLGPDDGLLLTGDATYALQPGSVACQALTLMPESIALYALAEDLQARALAALPARVNALDYPAFVELCCHYDKVNSWL; from the coding sequence ATGGCCACCCTGCACATTCTTTCTCACTCCCCGTTCGCGGATAGCCGCCTGGGTAGCTGCCTGCGCCTGCTGGGCCCCGATGACGGCTTGCTACTCACCGGTGACGCAACCTATGCCCTGCAACCCGGCAGCGTGGCCTGCCAGGCGTTGACCCTGATGCCCGAGTCAATTGCCCTGTACGCGCTTGCAGAAGACCTGCAAGCCCGCGCCCTGGCCGCCCTTCCAGCCCGCGTGAATGCCCTGGACTATCCAGCGTTCGTCGAACTCTGCTGCCACTATGACAAGGTGAACAGCTGGCTATGA
- the uvrC gene encoding excinuclease ABC subunit UvrC: protein MSDFDASAFLAACSGRPGVYRMLDADGKLLYVGKAKNLKKRLASYFRKTGLAPKTAALVARIAQVETTITANETEALLLEQTLIKEWRPPYNILLRDDKSYPYVHLSDGDFPRLSIHRGAKKQKGRYFGPYPSAGAIRESLNLLQKAFLVRQCEESYYKNRTRPCLQYQIKRCKAPCVGLVSPEEYADDVRHSVMFLEGRSNSLAQELSTGMEDAARRLDFERAAELRDQISILRRVQDQQSMEGGTGDIDVVAAIATPGGACVHLISVRGGRVLGSKNFFPQVAIEEEAADVLVAFIGQYYLGNQERDLPGELIVNATHEDFPTLIAALAEQRGRELDISHRVRGTRARWQQLAVTNAEQALTARLANRQHTAARFEALAEALGLDEAPQRLECYDISHSSGEATVASCVVFGPEGALKSDYRRYNIEGVTAGDDYAAMHQALSRRFSKLKDGEGKLPDVLLVDGGKGQLSMAQEVLKELAVPELILLGVAKGVTRKPGFETLYLNDASHEFTLPADSPALHLIQQIRDEAHRFAITGHRARRGKARRTSSLEEVAGVGPKRRRELLKHFGGLQELSRASIEEIAKAPGISKKLAESIYAALHSE, encoded by the coding sequence ATGTCCGACTTCGACGCGAGTGCTTTCCTTGCCGCCTGCAGCGGTCGTCCGGGGGTTTACCGGATGCTCGACGCGGACGGCAAGCTGCTTTATGTGGGCAAGGCCAAGAACCTGAAGAAGCGTCTGGCCAGCTACTTTCGCAAGACCGGTCTGGCTCCCAAGACCGCAGCCCTGGTGGCGCGGATCGCCCAAGTCGAAACGACCATCACGGCCAACGAGACCGAAGCACTGCTCCTCGAGCAGACGCTGATCAAGGAATGGCGACCGCCCTACAACATCCTGCTGCGGGACGATAAGTCCTACCCCTATGTGCATCTCAGCGACGGCGACTTTCCGCGGCTGAGCATTCACCGTGGCGCCAAGAAGCAGAAGGGGCGTTATTTCGGACCTTATCCTAGCGCGGGCGCCATCCGTGAAAGCCTCAATCTGCTGCAAAAGGCTTTCCTGGTTCGTCAGTGTGAAGAGAGCTACTACAAGAACCGTACCCGGCCCTGCCTGCAGTACCAGATCAAGCGCTGCAAGGCGCCCTGCGTCGGACTGGTGTCGCCGGAAGAATATGCCGATGACGTTCGCCACTCGGTGATGTTCCTTGAGGGACGCAGCAACTCGCTGGCTCAGGAGCTTTCTACCGGGATGGAGGATGCGGCACGGCGGCTGGATTTCGAGAGGGCCGCCGAGCTGCGCGACCAGATATCGATCCTTCGCCGGGTGCAGGACCAGCAGAGCATGGAGGGTGGCACTGGCGATATCGACGTCGTCGCCGCCATTGCCACGCCGGGCGGCGCCTGCGTGCATCTGATCAGCGTTCGCGGTGGTCGCGTGCTGGGCAGCAAGAACTTCTTTCCGCAGGTCGCTATCGAGGAAGAGGCTGCGGATGTCCTGGTCGCCTTCATCGGCCAGTACTACCTGGGCAACCAGGAGCGCGACCTGCCCGGTGAGCTGATCGTCAACGCCACACACGAGGATTTCCCCACCCTGATAGCCGCGTTGGCTGAACAGCGTGGTCGCGAACTCGACATCAGCCATCGTGTGCGCGGGACGCGGGCGCGCTGGCAGCAGCTGGCCGTCACCAACGCCGAGCAGGCGCTGACGGCGCGTCTGGCCAATCGACAACATACGGCTGCGCGCTTTGAAGCCCTGGCCGAGGCACTTGGGCTCGACGAAGCGCCGCAGCGCCTGGAGTGTTATGACATCAGCCATTCCAGTGGCGAAGCCACGGTGGCCTCTTGCGTGGTATTCGGGCCCGAAGGGGCGCTGAAGTCGGACTACCGCCGCTACAACATCGAAGGGGTCACGGCCGGCGACGACTATGCAGCGATGCATCAGGCGTTGTCCCGTCGGTTCAGCAAGCTGAAGGACGGGGAGGGCAAGTTGCCAGACGTGCTGCTGGTGGACGGCGGCAAGGGGCAGCTTTCCATGGCCCAGGAAGTGCTCAAGGAACTGGCTGTGCCGGAACTCATCCTGCTGGGGGTCGCTAAGGGCGTTACCCGCAAACCCGGCTTCGAGACCCTTTACCTGAACGATGCGTCACACGAGTTCACCCTGCCTGCGGATTCGCCTGCGCTGCACCTGATCCAGCAGATCCGCGATGAGGCACACCGCTTCGCCATTACCGGGCACCGCGCACGGCGCGGCAAGGCGCGGCGTACATCCAGCCTGGAAGAGGTGGCCGGAGTCGGGCCCAAGCGTCGTCGGGAGCTGCTCAAGCACTTTGGAGGGCTGCAGGAACTCAGCCGCGCCAGCATCGAGGAAATCGCCAAGGCGCCAGGTATTAGCAAAAAGCTTGCTGAGTCGATTTATGCTGCCTTGCACAGCGAGTAG
- the uvrY gene encoding response regulator transcription factor GacA, with product MIRVLVVDDHDLVRTGITRMLADIEGLQVVGQADSGEEALKKARELKPDVVLMDVKMPGIGGLEATRKLLRSHTDIKVVAVTACEEDPFPTRLLQAGAAGYLTKGAALEEMIQAIRQVFAGQRFISPQIAQQLALKSFQPQASGSPFDLLSEREIQIALMIANCQKVQSISDKLCLSPKTVNTYRYRIFDKLSISSDVELALLAVRHGMVDAVS from the coding sequence TTGATTAGGGTGCTGGTGGTCGATGACCACGATCTAGTGAGAACGGGGATTACCCGCATGCTGGCCGATATCGAGGGCCTGCAGGTGGTGGGGCAGGCCGACAGTGGCGAAGAAGCCCTGAAGAAAGCACGGGAGCTCAAGCCGGATGTGGTCCTGATGGACGTCAAGATGCCCGGCATCGGCGGCCTGGAGGCCACTCGCAAGCTGCTGCGCAGCCACACCGACATCAAGGTGGTGGCGGTAACTGCCTGTGAAGAAGATCCGTTCCCGACGCGATTGCTGCAAGCTGGCGCCGCCGGGTACCTCACCAAGGGCGCTGCCCTGGAGGAAATGATCCAGGCGATTCGCCAGGTGTTCGCGGGGCAGCGCTTCATCAGCCCGCAGATCGCCCAGCAGCTGGCGCTCAAGTCCTTCCAGCCGCAGGCCAGCGGTTCGCCCTTCGATCTGCTTTCGGAGCGCGAGATCCAGATCGCCCTGATGATCGCCAACTGCCAGAAGGTGCAGAGTATTTCCGACAAGCTCTGTCTGTCGCCGAAGACGGTGAATACCTACCGCTACCGGATTTTCGACAAGCTTTCCATTTCCAGTGATGTGGAGCTGGCGCTGCTGGCCGTTCGGCATGGCATGGTGGACGCTGTCAGCTAA
- the tusC gene encoding sulfurtransferase complex subunit TusC, protein MKSMLIISRQAPWTGPGAREALDIALAGGAFDLPLGLLFLDDGVLQLAAGQQPAALQQKDLTANLQALPLFGVESLYASARSLQERGLEATALNLAVEILDDAALTALIDRYDQVLTL, encoded by the coding sequence ATGAAATCCATGCTGATCATCTCCCGCCAAGCGCCCTGGACCGGTCCAGGAGCCAGGGAAGCGCTCGATATCGCCCTGGCTGGCGGTGCGTTCGACCTCCCACTCGGCCTGTTATTCCTCGACGACGGCGTGCTCCAACTGGCAGCCGGCCAACAGCCAGCCGCGCTCCAGCAAAAGGATCTGACGGCCAATCTCCAGGCCTTGCCCCTGTTTGGCGTGGAGTCGCTTTATGCCTCGGCGCGCAGCCTGCAGGAGCGTGGCCTGGAGGCTACCGCGCTGAATCTGGCGGTGGAGATCCTCGACGACGCTGCCCTGACCGCCCTTATCGACCGCTACGACCAAGTGCTCACCCTCTGA
- a CDS encoding glycosyl transferase family protein, which produces MNLITPPEHPFAQFVRILGKGKRGARNMTREEAREAMGMLLDGEVEDTQLGAFLMLLRHKEENAEELAGFTEAFRQRNPAPSIAVDLDWPSYAGKKRHLPWYLLAAKALADSGIRILMHGGGAHTAGRLYTEQLLDLLDIPLCQDWNQVEAALRERQLAFIPLGAWAPQLQRMIDLRNTLGLRSPIHSLARILNPLGARCGLQSIFHPGYQAEHRDASGLLGDHAMVIKGEGGEIEVNPDTACHLYGTTDGQAWDEEWPALSALRHVKPETLDASQLAAVWRGECEDGYGQLAVRATMALALRGLGMAREQAFVEADRLWAARKVSS; this is translated from the coding sequence ATGAATCTCATCACCCCACCGGAACATCCATTTGCCCAGTTCGTGCGCATCCTCGGCAAAGGCAAGCGCGGCGCCCGCAACATGACGCGCGAGGAAGCCCGAGAAGCCATGGGCATGCTCCTCGACGGCGAAGTGGAAGACACTCAGCTCGGTGCCTTCCTCATGCTACTGCGGCACAAGGAAGAGAACGCCGAGGAACTGGCCGGTTTCACCGAAGCCTTCCGCCAACGCAATCCGGCGCCAAGCATCGCTGTAGACCTGGACTGGCCGAGCTACGCCGGCAAGAAACGCCACCTGCCCTGGTACCTGCTGGCAGCCAAGGCCCTTGCCGACAGCGGCATACGCATCCTCATGCACGGCGGCGGCGCACACACCGCCGGACGCCTGTACACCGAGCAATTGCTGGACTTGCTGGACATCCCGCTCTGCCAGGACTGGAACCAGGTCGAGGCTGCATTGCGTGAGCGCCAATTGGCCTTCATCCCGCTGGGAGCCTGGGCGCCACAACTGCAGCGGATGATCGACTTGCGCAACACCCTGGGACTGCGTTCTCCCATCCACTCCCTGGCGCGCATCCTCAATCCACTCGGCGCCCGTTGCGGCCTGCAGAGCATCTTCCACCCCGGCTATCAGGCGGAGCACCGCGATGCCAGCGGACTCCTCGGCGATCACGCCATGGTGATCAAGGGCGAAGGTGGCGAAATTGAGGTCAATCCGGACACCGCCTGCCATCTCTATGGCACCACCGACGGCCAAGCCTGGGACGAGGAATGGCCAGCACTCTCCGCCCTTCGCCATGTGAAACCGGAAACCCTGGACGCCAGCCAACTGGCCGCTGTCTGGCGGGGCGAATGCGAGGACGGCTACGGCCAACTGGCGGTTCGCGCAACCATGGCCCTGGCTCTGCGCGGCCTTGGCATGGCGCGCGAACAGGCGTTCGTAGAGGCTGACCGCCTTTGGGCTGCGCGCAAGGTATCGAGCTGA
- the tusD gene encoding sulfurtransferase complex subunit TusD, giving the protein MKFAIALFAPAHAPSSRRALRFAEACLAGGHEIIRLFFYQDGVHSASSNVVAPQDEPDLSAEWSTFIREHKLDGVVCIAAALRRGVLNAEEARRYERPAANLAAGWELSGLGQLHEAAQMADRLVSFGGN; this is encoded by the coding sequence ATGAAATTCGCCATTGCCCTCTTCGCCCCCGCCCACGCGCCCTCCTCCCGGCGCGCCCTGCGCTTTGCAGAGGCCTGCCTGGCCGGAGGGCATGAGATCATCCGCCTGTTCTTCTACCAGGACGGTGTGCACAGCGCCTCATCCAACGTAGTGGCTCCCCAGGATGAACCTGACCTGTCCGCCGAATGGAGCACCTTCATTCGCGAACACAAGCTCGATGGTGTGGTTTGCATCGCTGCAGCACTGCGCCGTGGCGTACTGAACGCTGAAGAAGCCCGACGCTATGAACGGCCTGCTGCCAACCTGGCCGCAGGCTGGGAGCTATCGGGCCTGGGCCAGTTGCACGAGGCCGCGCAGATGGCCGATCGCCTCGTCAGTTTTGGAGGCAACTGA